The following are from one region of the Candidatus Dadabacteria bacterium genome:
- a CDS encoding methyltransferase domain-containing protein, giving the protein MQLRKLLNGLKTAYSGSNVARRVQYFNGWTDRASAENTGAADYDHTKTVKEYYDLCSELMVFGWGESLHFAPLSPRESLEDSKIRHQRLMIAKLELHEGMTVVDIGCGIGGPMRRVVREAGVRVVGVNNNEIQLDKAKSLNVEAGLDHMVDYIACSFMDMSAIADDTFDRGYAIESTCHAPKKTDAFAEIYRVLKPGALFWGQEMCLTDKFDPDDNRHQAIKQELMHGIALKDIATMGEVDRALETVGFQVVEGADLAVEENGPTTPWYQPMETRHGTLDNFLPRLPLGRKVFIGASRLAEILGVFPKGSAEVFSLMDRTADAYVAGGRTGVFTPLYCFLARKPL; this is encoded by the coding sequence ATGCAACTCCGCAAATTATTGAACGGACTGAAGACCGCGTACAGCGGGTCGAACGTCGCCCGCCGCGTGCAATACTTCAATGGATGGACAGACAGGGCGTCCGCGGAGAATACCGGTGCGGCGGACTATGATCACACCAAGACCGTCAAGGAATACTACGACCTTTGCAGCGAGCTCATGGTGTTCGGCTGGGGCGAATCCCTTCACTTCGCACCGCTGTCGCCCCGCGAGAGCCTGGAGGACTCCAAGATTCGGCATCAGCGGCTGATGATTGCCAAGCTGGAGCTGCACGAGGGGATGACGGTGGTCGATATCGGTTGCGGGATCGGCGGCCCGATGCGCCGTGTCGTCCGCGAGGCCGGAGTCAGGGTCGTCGGGGTCAACAACAATGAAATCCAGTTGGACAAGGCAAAATCGTTGAACGTTGAGGCAGGGCTCGACCACATGGTCGACTACATCGCGTGCAGCTTCATGGACATGAGCGCCATCGCGGATGACACCTTCGACCGGGGCTACGCGATCGAATCGACGTGCCACGCGCCAAAAAAGACGGACGCGTTCGCCGAGATCTACCGCGTGCTGAAACCCGGAGCCCTCTTCTGGGGTCAGGAAATGTGCCTTACGGACAAGTTCGATCCCGACGACAACCGGCACCAAGCCATCAAGCAGGAACTAATGCACGGCATCGCGCTCAAGGATATCGCGACGATGGGCGAGGTGGACCGGGCGCTTGAAACCGTGGGATTCCAGGTCGTCGAGGGGGCGGACCTAGCCGTCGAGGAGAACGGTCCGACCACGCCGTGGTACCAACCCATGGAAACCCGGCACGGAACGCTGGACAATTTCCTGCCTAGGCTTCCGCTGGGGCGTAAGGTGTTCATCGGGGCATCCAGGCTGGCCGAGATACTGGGGGTGTTCCCGAAAGGTTCCGCGGAAGTCTTCAGTCTGATGGATCGGACCGCCGACGCCTATGTCGCGGGCGGCAGGACCGGGGTCTTCACGCCGCTATATTGCTTCCTGGCACGCAAACCCCTCTAA
- a CDS encoding SDR family oxidoreductase, with protein sequence MSDDKKEDRIILVTGASGYVGGRLVPALEGRGEPVRCLARNPGYLAGRFSPDTRIIAGDVLDPDSLEIALEGVDTAYYMVHSMGSGDNFEEQDRIGARNFARVARRHGVRRIIYLGGLFGDGELSSHLASRREVGDILASEGPLTLEFRASIIIGSGSLSFELLRSLVDRLPLMVTPSWVRTLTQPIAIEDVIAYLICGLDLELQDSAVFEIAGPDQVTYGELMQEYARQIGVRRFMIPVPVLSPNLSSLWLGLVTPLYARVGRKLVDGLRNETIVRDKTALKRFPVHPLGVRQAIDRALKQENMEIAQTRWSDAVSSSGNRPSWGRRRFGSQLVDRQQAVVKVNPARAFAPIRRIGGEQGWYFATWIWYLRGLVDLLVGGVGMRRGRRHPTDLRQGDPLDFWRVEAYEENRLLSLRAEMRLPGQAWLQFEVEPAERGSQITQTAVFQPLGLGGLLYWYGLYPIHWIIFRQMLKEIARRAAY encoded by the coding sequence ATGTCCGATGATAAGAAAGAAGACCGGATTATACTGGTAACGGGGGCAAGCGGTTATGTTGGCGGGCGGCTGGTCCCGGCTTTGGAGGGAAGGGGAGAGCCGGTGCGTTGTCTTGCCCGCAATCCCGGATATCTCGCCGGTCGTTTCTCCCCCGATACCCGGATTATCGCCGGCGATGTGCTTGACCCTGATTCTCTCGAGATCGCGCTTGAAGGGGTGGACACGGCCTACTACATGGTCCATTCCATGGGTTCCGGGGACAACTTCGAGGAGCAGGACCGTATCGGGGCGCGTAATTTTGCCCGGGTTGCACGCCGACATGGGGTGCGTCGAATTATTTATCTGGGAGGCTTGTTCGGAGATGGTGAACTTTCCTCTCACTTAGCGAGCCGCAGGGAAGTAGGGGATATTCTGGCCTCAGAAGGTCCCCTGACCTTGGAATTTCGCGCCTCGATCATAATCGGCTCGGGATCGCTTTCTTTTGAGTTGCTGCGAAGCCTGGTTGACAGGCTGCCGCTGATGGTTACCCCGAGCTGGGTGAGAACATTAACCCAGCCCATCGCCATCGAAGACGTAATAGCCTATCTCATTTGTGGCTTGGATCTGGAACTGCAAGACAGCGCGGTTTTTGAAATCGCCGGTCCTGACCAGGTTACCTACGGTGAGTTGATGCAGGAGTACGCACGCCAGATCGGCGTGCGGCGCTTCATGATTCCGGTGCCTGTACTGAGTCCCAATCTCTCAAGTCTCTGGCTGGGTCTTGTGACTCCCCTTTACGCCCGGGTGGGAAGGAAACTCGTTGACGGTTTACGCAACGAGACCATCGTCCGCGATAAAACGGCCCTGAAGCGTTTCCCGGTACATCCCTTGGGAGTGCGCCAAGCGATAGACCGTGCCCTTAAGCAGGAAAATATGGAAATTGCCCAGACCCGCTGGAGCGACGCCGTGTCTTCAAGCGGTAACCGGCCGTCTTGGGGCAGAAGACGTTTCGGCTCACAACTTGTTGACCGCCAGCAGGCCGTCGTCAAAGTGAACCCCGCCCGAGCCTTCGCGCCCATACGACGCATTGGCGGAGAGCAGGGCTGGTATTTTGCCACTTGGATATGGTATCTGCGCGGCCTGGTTGATCTGCTGGTGGGTGGAGTAGGGATGCGGAGGGGCAGGCGGCATCCGACCGACTTGCGCCAGGGCGACCCTCTGGATTTCTGGCGTGTTGAGGCGTATGAAGAGAATCGACTGCTGAGCCTGAGAGCGGAAATGAGGTTGCCTGGTCAGGCGTGGCTTCAGTTTGAAGTCGAGCCCGCTGAAAGGGGCAGTCAGATAACGCAGACGGCCGTTTTCCAGCCCTTGGGTCTCGGCGGTCTGCTTTACTGGTATGGTCTTTATCCAATCCACTGGATTATTTTCAGGCAGATGCTTAAAGAAATTGCAAGACGCGCAGCTTATTGA
- a CDS encoding GIY-YIG nuclease family protein — MAEAFTIHIYVPDGDPESLMVIDHMNWTGVGLAFPRSKWAEIKQRPEFTRAGVYMLKGYENEDDELPTIYVGQADGVHKRIESHYKDKDFWDHGIVFVSANDGLNRAHITWLEYALLDRAAQANRCHLANGNVPQEPVMTESEKADTKRFLKEILQILPLVGLRVFEFPKPVATPRATTEDILPNLPSHKPDTVIVPAREEGFKKVFLGEDSWHAIRISGGMLGKIKYIAAYQTNPVSAITHYAPVDRIEPYGESGKYRIVFSEKAQEIGPIPFSDAPLGAMQGLRYTTFEKLRTAKKLSDVF; from the coding sequence ATGGCTGAAGCGTTTACAATCCACATATATGTCCCCGATGGCGACCCAGAAAGCCTTATGGTGATTGACCATATGAATTGGACAGGGGTCGGTTTGGCCTTTCCACGTTCCAAATGGGCAGAAATCAAGCAGCGTCCTGAGTTCACTCGAGCCGGTGTTTATATGTTAAAGGGTTATGAGAATGAGGATGATGAGTTGCCAACTATTTATGTTGGTCAGGCGGATGGTGTCCATAAACGTATTGAGTCTCACTATAAGGATAAGGATTTCTGGGATCATGGGATCGTGTTTGTTTCAGCCAATGATGGTCTCAACCGGGCTCATATTACTTGGCTGGAATATGCGCTACTGGATCGTGCAGCGCAAGCTAACCGCTGCCATTTGGCCAACGGTAATGTTCCGCAAGAACCTGTGATGACTGAATCTGAGAAAGCGGATACAAAGAGATTTCTAAAGGAAATCCTCCAAATACTCCCATTGGTGGGCTTGCGAGTGTTCGAGTTTCCGAAACCAGTTGCTACGCCAAGAGCTACTACTGAAGATATACTGCCCAATTTGCCTTCGCACAAACCCGATACTGTAATAGTGCCCGCACGTGAAGAGGGGTTTAAGAAGGTCTTTCTCGGAGAAGACTCTTGGCATGCAATACGTATCTCTGGTGGGATGCTTGGAAAGATTAAATACATCGCCGCTTATCAAACAAATCCAGTTTCCGCAATCACACACTATGCGCCGGTTGACCGGATCGAACCATATGGGGAGAGTGGTAAGTATCGGATTGTTTTCTCTGAGAAAGCACAAGAGATTGGGCCGATACCTTTCAGCGACGCTCCGCTTGGAGCTATGCAGGGGCTACGCTACACCACATTTGAAAAGCTCAGGACAGCAAAAAAGCTCAGCGATGTTTTTTAA
- a CDS encoding glutathione S-transferase, producing MIDLYTAATPNGKKVSIMLEELGAAYKIHALNLSELEHKEPWFLEINPNGKIPAIVDNDDGTAVFESGAILIYLADKFGNFLPPLGDSRRTTCIQWLMFQMSAVGPMQGQLNVFLKYAPEKIPYAIKRYTEETKRLYSILDGRLSEVEYLAEEYSIADIATWPWINAYDWAELDLRAFPNLTRWHAEVGERPAVIRGNGIPPSLKEEETEEERIKRIQKLLS from the coding sequence ATGATCGATCTCTACACGGCGGCCACGCCGAACGGCAAGAAGGTTTCAATAATGCTTGAAGAACTGGGAGCCGCCTACAAGATTCACGCTCTTAACCTCTCTGAGCTTGAACACAAGGAGCCGTGGTTTCTCGAGATAAACCCGAACGGGAAAATACCCGCAATAGTTGACAATGATGACGGCACGGCGGTTTTTGAGTCAGGAGCCATACTCATATATCTTGCCGACAAGTTCGGAAACTTTCTTCCGCCCCTAGGGGACAGTCGCAGAACAACGTGCATCCAGTGGCTCATGTTCCAGATGTCGGCGGTAGGGCCCATGCAGGGACAGCTGAACGTCTTTTTAAAGTACGCCCCGGAAAAAATACCCTATGCCATAAAGAGATACACCGAGGAGACTAAAAGGCTCTACTCGATACTCGACGGAAGACTCTCTGAAGTGGAGTATCTTGCAGAAGAGTATTCGATCGCCGACATAGCCACATGGCCCTGGATAAACGCTTACGACTGGGCGGAACTGGATCTCAGGGCTTTTCCGAATCTTACTAGGTGGCATGCCGAAGTTGGCGAAAGGCCCGCCGTGATAAGAGGAAACGGGATTCCCCCAAGCTTGAAGGAAGAGGAAACGGAAGAAGAGAGGATAAAGAGAATTCAGAAACTGCTTTCCTAG
- a CDS encoding sterol desaturase family protein, with translation MTYIISAILVMSGFMAGAQLAYSKLYDWRIAEGDGSRLKDRYRNASMNGTIAVALYLVAIVMFGELLIDLDAASTWYKPILVLLLYDFGYYWLHRLLHVRKVMQKVHWVHHMNLHPTAVDSLYLHPVEMIAGLAFLLISIVIVGPLGIGAFLAVVLLHTIINILHHTNLQLPYRLAWLANHWASSHDAHHSQGGNYGVITPVWDWIFGTRS, from the coding sequence ATGACCTATATAATAAGCGCAATCCTGGTGATGAGCGGATTTATGGCCGGAGCCCAGCTGGCCTACTCTAAGCTCTATGACTGGAGAATAGCCGAGGGAGACGGCAGTCGTCTCAAGGACCGTTACAGAAATGCTTCAATGAACGGAACGATCGCCGTGGCGCTTTACCTTGTCGCGATCGTGATGTTCGGGGAACTCCTGATAGACTTGGATGCAGCTTCCACCTGGTACAAGCCCATCCTTGTCCTGCTGCTTTACGATTTCGGGTACTACTGGCTGCATCGTCTGCTGCATGTGCGGAAAGTCATGCAGAAAGTGCACTGGGTTCATCACATGAACCTGCATCCCACTGCCGTCGACTCCCTGTATCTGCACCCGGTGGAAATGATCGCGGGGCTGGCTTTCCTGTTAATCTCGATAGTGATAGTGGGCCCCTTGGGTATCGGAGCGTTTCTGGCGGTCGTTTTGCTTCATACCATCATCAACATACTGCATCATACGAATCTGCAGCTACCCTATCGTCTGGCATGGCTCGCGAACCACTGGGCCTCAAGTCACGATGCGCATCATAGCCAGGGAGGAAATTACGGAGTGATTACGCCTGTATGGGACTGGATATTCGGAACGCGCTCATAA
- a CDS encoding NAD-dependent epimerase/dehydratase family protein yields the protein MGLDIRNALIKGPVLVTGGCGFIGGAIVHALADEGRDVRVVSPHCHSFRSDVRFLNVDIRDLSALVRACQGCETVIHCASVVQTRNTARDEMWSVNYGGTVNVIEACRRAGVRKLVHISSASVVFEGRDIEAGDETLPYAEVSMSAYVDSKIEAERRVLEFATEDVTRACALRPHLVFGPGDQRFLPNILKRADGAGIREVGRREKLSDFVYVDNVVDAVLAAERALDSNGLVSGQAYFVTNAEPVPFFEFIERLLMASGYGPIRRRIPYWVAYAGAGIVEGFHAVIRRGLVPEDGLSRFAVRYLNTHHYFRIDKACRDLHWQPRVSLAEGIARTADSLHDSAYDRALRVQQEPSIAKEPDDKGDVPR from the coding sequence ATGGGACTGGATATTCGGAACGCGCTCATAAAAGGTCCCGTACTGGTAACCGGCGGATGTGGATTCATCGGAGGGGCGATTGTCCACGCATTGGCCGACGAGGGGCGGGATGTGCGGGTAGTCAGTCCGCATTGCCATTCGTTTCGGTCCGACGTGCGATTTCTGAACGTGGATATCAGAGACCTGTCTGCCCTCGTCCGGGCTTGCCAAGGATGCGAGACGGTTATTCATTGCGCGTCCGTCGTACAGACCCGCAACACGGCACGGGATGAAATGTGGTCCGTGAACTACGGCGGGACGGTCAACGTGATAGAAGCATGCAGGAGGGCTGGGGTACGCAAACTCGTGCATATCAGTTCGGCCAGCGTGGTTTTCGAGGGCAGGGATATCGAGGCCGGAGACGAGACCCTTCCCTATGCGGAAGTATCTATGAGCGCCTACGTGGACAGCAAGATAGAGGCGGAACGGCGTGTCCTGGAATTCGCTACAGAGGATGTAACCCGGGCATGCGCGCTGCGTCCTCACCTTGTCTTCGGTCCGGGAGACCAACGTTTCCTCCCGAACATTCTCAAACGGGCAGACGGGGCAGGTATCCGGGAAGTTGGTCGGAGGGAGAAGCTGTCCGATTTCGTCTATGTCGACAATGTGGTCGATGCCGTGCTGGCCGCGGAACGGGCCCTTGACTCGAACGGGCTGGTATCCGGTCAGGCATATTTCGTGACAAACGCGGAGCCGGTCCCGTTTTTCGAGTTCATAGAACGCCTGCTTATGGCGTCAGGGTACGGTCCCATCCGACGACGTATTCCCTACTGGGTGGCGTACGCGGGAGCGGGCATTGTGGAGGGCTTCCATGCCGTGATACGACGGGGTTTGGTCCCGGAGGACGGCCTGTCCCGGTTCGCGGTCCGCTACTTGAATACGCATCACTACTTCCGTATTGACAAGGCGTGCCGCGACCTGCATTGGCAACCCCGCGTATCCCTTGCCGAGGGGATAGCACGCACGGCCGATTCGTTGCACGATTCGGCGTACGACAGGGCGTTACGTGTTCAACAAGAACCCTCTATCGCAAAGGAACCAGACGATAAAGGTGATGTCCCGCGATAA
- a CDS encoding DUF479 domain-containing protein, whose protein sequence is MNYLAHIRLAGDDPECLIGNFLGDFVKGRLTEDRYSPGIRRGIVMHRRIDAWTDSHEITRECARLISPERRRWSRVILDIFYDHLLAVNWERYSDESLRDFLDRSYGIILGAADIFPEHAAARINTIIKDGWIEKYRSISGLSVVFRGMSIRVRRKNPLSGSEQELVAHYDEMNEHFNRFFPEIIEYAKHLERADEIQA, encoded by the coding sequence ATGAACTACCTTGCCCATATCCGCCTTGCCGGGGATGACCCTGAATGCCTGATAGGAAATTTCCTGGGCGATTTCGTGAAGGGCCGCCTCACCGAGGACCGCTATTCCCCGGGCATAAGACGCGGGATAGTGATGCACCGCAGGATTGACGCCTGGACGGATTCTCATGAAATAACGAGGGAGTGCGCCCGGCTTATAAGTCCCGAGCGCAGGCGCTGGAGTAGGGTTATTCTTGACATCTTCTATGACCACCTGCTTGCCGTTAACTGGGAGAGGTATTCGGATGAGAGCCTAAGGGACTTTCTTGACAGGTCGTACGGTATAATCCTCGGGGCGGCGGATATCTTCCCCGAGCACGCGGCGGCCAGGATAAACACCATCATCAAGGACGGCTGGATAGAGAAGTACCGGAGCATTTCCGGGCTAAGCGTCGTATTCCGGGGGATGTCGATAAGAGTAAGGAGAAAAAATCCCCTTTCCGGGTCCGAGCAGGAACTCGTGGCGCACTACGACGAGATGAACGAGCATTTCAACCGGTTTTTCCCGGAAATTATTGAATACGCGAAACATCTTGAGAGAGCGGACGAGATTCAGGCCTAA
- the htpG gene encoding molecular chaperone HtpG, whose amino-acid sequence MTKEKTEKHEFQAEVRRLMDIVINSLYTDKEIFIRELVSNACDALEKLRYIQLTEKEIYDEALPLEIEISTSSEDNTITFTDYGIGMSRKELVENLGTIARSGSRSFLEAIEKSGTEGGDLIGQFGVGFYSSFMVADSVEVVTRGYRKNSEHLVWRSSGDGVFEITKGKGHRRGTKVVVSLREDAKEYSDPEVIRDILRKYSAFVPFPLKLNGEQINTTEAVWLRNKSEITDQEYGGFYRFQTNSFDEPRYRLHFSSEAPIDMNVLLFVPEDNMERLGFGRMDPGVSLYSRRVLIDASPKNLLPEWARFLKGVVDSADIPLNISRETMQDSSLVKKLNSAITKRFIKFLEQSSADDPKSYGDFYGKFGFFIKEGVASDFEHKEQLRGLLRFESSRKGEGELVSFEDYLSGMREDQEEIYYLFGSARETLENGPHMEFFRSENIEVLFIYEPIDEFVMSTLGEYEEKKIISADSVDIGVVGKDAESSSEGPSEEEKSLCGWMKEVLGEKVGDVRMSRRLIESPAAAFNSDSTMTQGMKRIMKNISAGAEMRSVVRLEINGDHALIKNLASMRGKDGEFAAIIVEQLFDNALLAAGYMENPGSMVGRINKFLERLSSG is encoded by the coding sequence ATGACCAAGGAGAAAACTGAAAAGCACGAGTTCCAGGCCGAAGTGCGAAGGCTGATGGATATCGTGATCAATTCTCTCTATACAGACAAGGAGATATTCATCAGGGAGCTGGTTTCAAACGCTTGTGACGCCCTTGAAAAACTGAGGTACATACAGCTTACCGAAAAAGAGATATACGACGAGGCGCTCCCGCTTGAAATCGAAATATCCACATCAAGCGAGGACAATACGATCACCTTTACCGACTACGGCATCGGAATGAGCAGAAAAGAGCTCGTTGAGAACCTCGGAACGATAGCCCGGTCGGGTTCAAGGAGTTTTCTTGAGGCGATAGAGAAAAGCGGGACTGAAGGCGGAGATCTGATCGGGCAGTTCGGGGTGGGCTTTTACAGCTCCTTTATGGTTGCCGATTCGGTTGAAGTGGTGACCCGTGGCTACAGGAAGAATTCAGAGCATCTCGTCTGGCGAAGCAGCGGGGACGGAGTGTTCGAGATAACAAAGGGAAAGGGGCACAGAAGGGGCACAAAGGTCGTCGTGTCTCTCAGGGAGGATGCAAAGGAGTACTCCGACCCGGAAGTGATAAGGGACATCCTTAGAAAATACTCCGCGTTTGTTCCATTCCCGCTTAAGCTAAACGGTGAGCAGATAAATACGACGGAAGCCGTCTGGCTTCGCAACAAAAGCGAAATTACGGATCAGGAGTACGGCGGCTTCTACAGATTCCAGACAAATTCCTTTGACGAACCCAGATACAGGCTTCATTTCTCCTCGGAAGCCCCGATTGACATGAACGTGCTTCTGTTCGTGCCTGAGGACAACATGGAGCGCCTGGGATTCGGGAGAATGGATCCCGGAGTGAGTCTTTACTCAAGAAGGGTTCTTATAGACGCCTCTCCCAAAAATCTTCTTCCCGAATGGGCAAGATTTCTAAAGGGCGTGGTGGACAGCGCTGACATTCCTCTTAACATCTCAAGAGAAACCATGCAGGACAGCTCGCTTGTGAAGAAGCTTAATTCCGCCATCACGAAAAGGTTCATAAAGTTTCTCGAGCAGAGTTCGGCTGACGACCCGAAAAGTTACGGCGATTTCTACGGCAAGTTCGGTTTTTTCATAAAAGAGGGTGTAGCATCGGATTTTGAACACAAAGAGCAGCTTCGGGGGCTGCTGCGCTTTGAGTCCTCGCGCAAGGGGGAAGGGGAACTGGTTTCCTTTGAGGACTACCTCTCGGGGATGCGCGAAGATCAGGAGGAGATCTATTACCTGTTCGGTTCCGCAAGAGAAACGCTTGAGAACGGGCCTCACATGGAGTTTTTCCGCTCCGAGAACATCGAGGTTCTTTTCATATACGAACCGATTGACGAATTCGTGATGTCGACTCTCGGGGAGTATGAGGAAAAAAAGATTATTTCTGCCGACAGCGTTGACATAGGAGTTGTGGGTAAGGATGCGGAGAGTTCTTCTGAGGGTCCTTCCGAGGAGGAAAAATCGCTTTGCGGCTGGATGAAGGAAGTGCTTGGCGAGAAGGTCGGGGACGTGCGCATGAGCCGGAGGCTCATTGAGAGTCCCGCTGCTGCGTTTAACTCCGATTCCACCATGACCCAGGGAATGAAAAGGATCATGAAGAACATCAGCGCGGGTGCCGAGATGCGTTCCGTCGTCCGCCTTGAGATAAACGGCGACCATGCGCTTATAAAAAACCTTGCATCCATGAGAGGAAAAGACGGGGAATTCGCCGCAATCATAGTTGAGCAACTCTTTGATAACGCGCTTTTGGCCGCCGGGTACATGGAGAATCCCGGAAGCATGGTCGGAAGAATAAACAAGTTTCTTGAGCGGCTGAGTTCCGGGTGA
- a CDS encoding class I SAM-dependent methyltransferase, with product MNSNKTQDASTSAYTMGYSDDFQKLLRRRNAGTSAAHLLPHLEPGMRVLDFGCGPGTISVGLAKAVEPGEFFGVDMEASQIEIARAAADAGGHRNAVFQTADVADLPFEDDSFDVAHCHAVLMHAPQTLAVLAEVRRVLKPGGIISSREMFVDSSFLEPSLRDGWETFAKLIEANGGHPQIGRELKRLFVEAGFSDISASVSFEPFCTDEDIDFLHGFISAWFFSPDTVEAATKYGIATQEQFDDWRRKLDEWKDTSGALAAFAWGEATGRK from the coding sequence ATGAACAGCAACAAGACCCAAGATGCTTCCACTTCTGCCTACACCATGGGATACAGCGACGATTTTCAGAAACTGCTCAGGCGCCGCAATGCGGGGACCAGCGCCGCACACCTGCTTCCGCACCTTGAGCCGGGCATGCGCGTTCTTGATTTCGGCTGCGGCCCCGGAACGATTTCTGTGGGACTGGCAAAAGCGGTTGAACCCGGAGAGTTTTTCGGTGTCGATATGGAGGCTTCGCAGATTGAGATCGCACGGGCCGCCGCGGATGCCGGCGGACACCGAAACGCTGTGTTCCAGACCGCTGACGTGGCAGATCTGCCCTTTGAGGATGACTCGTTTGATGTCGCACACTGTCACGCCGTTCTCATGCACGCCCCGCAAACCTTGGCTGTTCTGGCGGAGGTGCGTAGAGTCCTGAAGCCCGGCGGCATCATCTCAAGCCGGGAGATGTTTGTTGATTCCTCGTTTTTGGAGCCTTCGTTGAGGGACGGATGGGAAACGTTTGCGAAGCTTATCGAAGCTAACGGGGGCCACCCCCAGATCGGCAGGGAACTCAAGCGGCTGTTTGTTGAGGCCGGTTTCTCGGACATAAGTGCGAGTGTTTCGTTCGAACCTTTCTGCACGGACGAAGACATTGATTTTCTTCACGGTTTCATTAGCGCTTGGTTTTTCTCCCCTGATACAGTTGAAGCGGCCACGAAATACGGTATTGCTACCCAGGAACAGTTCGATGACTGGCGCCGGAAGCTTGATGAGTGGAAGGACACCTCTGGAGCGCTGGCGGCTTTTGCCTGGGGGGAAGCGACAGGGCGCAAATAG
- the hemB gene encoding porphobilinogen synthase gives MSTRRKTKIKTPVRDVPSLDLSARPRRNRKSPSIRDLARETSLLPGDLVYPLFIHDKNGDEEIESMPGCKRWGIAGLVEEVRQSHNLGVGAVMIFPAIEDGLKSPFAEECYNPRGLVPRAIATIKKEVPEVAVITDIALDPYSSDGHDGVVSPSGEILNDVTVEVLCKQALCHAAAGVDIVAPSDMMDGRVGAIREILDEEGHTNVSIMSYTAKYASSFYGPFRGALDSAPRGGDKMTYQMDPANSREALRELILDEEEGADMVMVKPAGYYLDLVSQFRENTDLPVAAYQVSGEYLMIKAAAQSGWLEEEKIILESLLSIKRAGADIVITYFAKKAAEILSRT, from the coding sequence ATGAGCACCAGAAGAAAAACTAAAATAAAAACGCCGGTTAGAGACGTCCCTTCTCTTGACCTCTCCGCAAGGCCAAGAAGAAACCGCAAATCCCCTTCCATAAGAGACTTGGCGCGGGAAACTTCGCTTCTGCCGGGAGACCTTGTGTATCCACTTTTTATCCACGATAAAAACGGCGATGAGGAAATAGAATCGATGCCCGGATGCAAAAGATGGGGCATTGCGGGTCTTGTGGAGGAAGTGAGGCAGTCCCACAATCTGGGCGTCGGGGCGGTAATGATTTTCCCTGCAATCGAAGACGGACTTAAATCTCCTTTTGCCGAGGAGTGTTATAACCCGAGGGGTCTTGTGCCAAGGGCCATAGCCACCATTAAAAAAGAGGTTCCGGAAGTTGCCGTCATAACGGACATAGCCCTTGATCCATACTCAAGTGACGGGCACGACGGCGTGGTGTCCCCATCCGGGGAAATACTTAACGACGTAACGGTCGAGGTGCTCTGTAAGCAGGCTCTATGCCATGCCGCCGCAGGAGTCGACATAGTCGCCCCGAGCGACATGATGGACGGGAGGGTTGGAGCGATCAGGGAGATCCTCGACGAAGAGGGCCATACGAACGTTTCGATAATGTCGTACACGGCAAAGTACGCCTCCTCTTTTTACGGACCGTTTCGCGGAGCGCTTGACTCAGCGCCCAGAGGCGGGGACAAAATGACTTACCAGATGGATCCCGCTAACTCAAGAGAAGCCTTGAGGGAGCTCATTTTGGACGAAGAAGAGGGTGCGGATATGGTGATGGTAAAACCCGCTGGGTACTACTTGGATCTGGTATCCCAGTTTCGGGAAAACACCGACCTGCCGGTGGCGGCCTATCAGGTAAGCGGCGAGTACCTCATGATAAAGGCGGCCGCGCAATCGGGGTGGCTTGAGGAGGAAAAAATAATCCTTGAAAGCCTTCTTAGCATAAAAAGGGCCGGGGCCGACATTGTAATCACCTATTTTGCGAAAAAGGCGGCTGAAATTCTTTCCCGAACCTAG
- a CDS encoding type B 50S ribosomal protein L31: protein MKKDIHPDYNYVVFKDSFTGHMFLTRSTRTSEETTKWEDGNEYPLISVEISSDSHPFYTGREKHYKKEGRVEKFRRKYQKKSPKEETAETESQ, encoded by the coding sequence ATGAAAAAAGACATTCACCCAGATTACAACTACGTGGTTTTCAAGGACTCGTTCACCGGGCATATGTTCCTTACGCGCTCGACCAGAACATCCGAGGAAACCACCAAATGGGAAGACGGAAACGAGTACCCGCTTATAAGCGTGGAAATCTCAAGCGACTCTCACCCTTTCTACACCGGAAGGGAAAAACACTATAAAAAAGAAGGCAGGGTCGAGAAATTCCGTCGCAAGTACCAGAAAAAGTCCCCCAAGGAAGAGACCGCGGAAACCGAATCACAGTAA